From Microbacterium sp. LWH11-1.2, one genomic window encodes:
- a CDS encoding HAMP domain-containing sensor histidine kinase, which produces MSATRPTGATEPNRLRLSIEGFRFTLRTRLALTYAGLLTLAGALMMLIVYIVVGYLPTYAFAVPATTAEPLQTTPTEPLYDTGIASTDALLVSSRGDVQTLILIIAAVLLVLLAAGGGWAGWALAGRMLRPLQEVNAAAHRAARGHLDHRIALAGPRDELTDLADTFDEMLEGLERSFGTYRRFAANASHELRTPLATTRAMLDVALSGADAHERPLLERLRETNERSIDTVESLLDLTEVDASSADHGTVHLEQLATFVLAEVSDEAEAAGVRIDYRLSTSPVSGDTSLLRQLLFNLIQNGIRHNEPGGWVRVTTVAHPRTGVELRVENSGAIVADADLESLTDPFFRVRGRSTESTSKGRGLGLSIVKAITDRHDATLRFTAREDGGLIATVVFPPDSAY; this is translated from the coding sequence GTGTCCGCCACACGACCGACGGGCGCCACCGAGCCGAACCGTCTGAGGCTGAGCATCGAGGGCTTCCGATTCACGCTGAGGACCCGCCTCGCCCTCACATACGCCGGGCTCCTCACGCTGGCGGGCGCGCTGATGATGCTGATCGTCTACATCGTGGTGGGCTACCTTCCCACCTACGCCTTCGCGGTTCCGGCGACGACCGCGGAACCTCTGCAGACCACGCCGACCGAACCGCTCTACGACACCGGCATCGCCTCGACCGACGCCCTGCTCGTCTCGTCCCGGGGCGATGTGCAGACGCTGATCCTGATCATCGCCGCGGTGCTCCTCGTCCTCCTCGCCGCTGGCGGAGGATGGGCCGGATGGGCCCTGGCAGGGCGGATGCTCCGGCCGCTGCAGGAGGTCAACGCCGCGGCGCACCGCGCAGCACGCGGACACCTCGACCATCGGATCGCCCTCGCCGGCCCGCGCGACGAGCTCACCGACCTGGCCGACACCTTCGACGAGATGCTCGAAGGGCTCGAGCGCTCTTTCGGGACCTACCGTCGCTTCGCGGCCAATGCCTCGCACGAGCTGCGGACGCCGTTGGCGACGACCCGCGCGATGCTCGACGTCGCCCTCAGCGGGGCGGATGCGCACGAGCGCCCTCTGCTCGAGCGCCTGCGCGAGACCAACGAGCGCAGCATCGACACGGTGGAGTCACTGCTCGACCTGACCGAGGTCGACGCTTCGAGCGCCGACCATGGCACCGTCCACTTGGAGCAGCTGGCGACGTTCGTACTGGCCGAGGTCTCCGACGAGGCGGAGGCCGCGGGAGTGCGGATCGACTACCGCCTGTCGACGTCGCCGGTGTCCGGCGACACCTCGCTGCTCCGCCAGCTGCTCTTCAATCTCATCCAGAACGGCATCCGGCACAACGAGCCCGGCGGGTGGGTGCGGGTGACGACCGTCGCGCACCCGCGAACCGGGGTCGAGCTGCGGGTCGAGAACTCGGGAGCGATCGTGGCGGATGCCGACCTCGAGTCCCTCACCGACCCGTTCTTCCGCGTGCGTGGCCGGTCCACGGAGTCGACCTCGAAGGGCCGGGGTCTCGGCCTGTCGATCGTGAAGGCCATCACGGATCGCCACGACGCCACTCTTCGATTCACGGCGAGGGAGGACGGCGGCCTCATCGCCACGGTGGTCTTCCCGCCGGACAGCGCATACTGA
- a CDS encoding GTP pyrophosphokinase family protein, whose translation MTTLQVTEDSIRKTRELRDEFQRFLREYEFGMREVETKISILRDEFTHDHAYNPIEHVKSRLKTPDSIVEKIARKGIDEPDFDRIRSEITDIAGVRVTCSFVADVYQLFDLLTQQDDVTVRVVKDYIAQPKENGYKSLHAIIEVPVFLSTGALSVPVEVQFRTIAMDFWASLEHKIYYKFSNQVPSHLVDSLTDAAAAAAELDTRMERLHREAHGVPRRQLAPPPPPRIVGV comes from the coding sequence ATGACGACCCTTCAGGTCACCGAAGACTCCATCCGCAAGACACGCGAGCTGCGTGACGAGTTCCAGCGTTTCCTGCGCGAGTACGAGTTCGGGATGCGCGAGGTGGAGACGAAGATCTCGATCCTGCGCGACGAGTTCACGCACGACCACGCGTACAACCCGATCGAGCACGTGAAGAGCCGGCTGAAGACCCCGGACAGCATCGTCGAGAAGATCGCTCGCAAGGGCATCGATGAGCCCGACTTCGACCGCATCCGCTCCGAGATCACCGACATCGCGGGTGTGCGCGTCACCTGCAGCTTCGTCGCCGACGTCTACCAGCTCTTCGACCTCCTCACCCAGCAGGACGACGTCACCGTCCGCGTGGTGAAGGACTACATCGCGCAGCCGAAGGAGAACGGCTACAAGAGCCTGCACGCGATCATCGAGGTCCCGGTGTTCCTGTCGACCGGGGCGTTGTCGGTGCCGGTCGAGGTGCAGTTCCGCACCATCGCGATGGACTTCTGGGCCAGCCTCGAGCACAAGATCTACTACAAGTTCTCGAATCAGGTCCCGTCGCACCTCGTCGACAGCCTGACGGATGCCGCGGCGGCCGCCGCCGAGCTCGACACCCGCATGGAGCGCCTGCACCGCGAGGCCCACGGCGTGCCGCGTCGGCAGCTGGCCCCGCCGCCGCCCCCGCGCATCGTCGGAGTCTGA
- a CDS encoding peptidoglycan-binding domain-containing protein, translating to MRPSFGILRKRDPDADDLDTVLAIGGGGDDGGDGDEEEQHSSSGRGRRGWIIAATAFVVVAAVAATILLTRPPAEADDEQKKPPAETTEVTRGNLTEQVRVTGKLEFKNVRDLGSPLAGTVTGVPAPGSVVGRGYELFRVDDTPVILMFGVLPVWREFAEGMADGEDIRQLEANLQALGFFDGEPDDEFRWATIEAIKEWQKALGLEETGRIEMGRIVFAPGEVRVQDAAAKVGSPAGGAVLKVSDSTKEAAVDIDPNLAANAPVGAKVDVRLPDGTVAPGTVTAVGAPVERDNDNGGKTLKLPITIVLDDPTVAAAFDTVSVSVTLVHVIAEDVLLVPVTALLAQPGGGSAVERVVNKKTELVTVELGKFADGMVEVVGGDLAEGDVVAVAR from the coding sequence ATGAGGCCCTCATTCGGCATCCTGAGGAAGAGAGATCCTGACGCCGACGATCTGGACACCGTTCTCGCGATCGGCGGCGGCGGAGATGACGGCGGCGACGGCGACGAGGAGGAGCAGCACTCCTCCTCGGGCCGCGGTCGCCGCGGCTGGATCATCGCGGCGACCGCATTCGTCGTGGTGGCGGCGGTCGCCGCGACGATCCTGCTGACCCGGCCCCCGGCCGAGGCAGACGACGAGCAGAAGAAGCCGCCCGCCGAGACCACGGAGGTGACCCGCGGGAATCTGACCGAGCAGGTCCGCGTGACGGGCAAGCTCGAGTTCAAGAATGTCCGCGATCTCGGATCTCCGCTCGCCGGCACCGTCACGGGCGTGCCCGCACCGGGGAGCGTCGTCGGACGCGGCTACGAGCTCTTCCGCGTGGACGACACCCCGGTCATCCTGATGTTCGGGGTGCTGCCCGTGTGGCGCGAGTTCGCCGAGGGCATGGCCGACGGCGAGGACATCCGACAGCTCGAGGCCAACCTCCAGGCCCTCGGCTTCTTCGACGGCGAGCCGGACGACGAGTTCCGGTGGGCGACGATCGAAGCGATCAAGGAGTGGCAGAAAGCCCTCGGTCTCGAGGAGACGGGCCGCATCGAGATGGGACGGATCGTCTTCGCTCCCGGAGAGGTGCGGGTTCAGGATGCCGCCGCGAAGGTCGGCAGCCCGGCGGGCGGAGCGGTGCTGAAGGTCTCCGACAGCACCAAGGAGGCGGCCGTCGACATCGACCCGAACCTGGCGGCGAACGCGCCGGTGGGCGCCAAGGTCGATGTGCGACTGCCCGATGGCACCGTCGCACCCGGCACGGTCACCGCCGTGGGCGCGCCCGTCGAACGGGACAACGACAACGGCGGCAAGACGCTGAAGCTGCCGATCACGATCGTGCTCGACGACCCGACGGTCGCAGCGGCCTTCGACACGGTCAGCGTGAGTGTGACGCTGGTCCATGTCATCGCCGAGGACGTGCTGCTGGTCCCCGTGACCGCCCTGCTCGCGCAGCCGGGTGGAGGGTCGGCGGTCGAGCGCGTCGTGAACAAGAAGACCGAGCTCGTCACGGTCGAGCTCGGCAAGTTCGCGGACGGGATGGTGGAGGTCGTCGGAGGCGACCTCGCCGAAGGCGACGTCGTGGCGGTGGCGAGATGA
- a CDS encoding molybdopterin-dependent oxidoreductase, with amino-acid sequence MAERRSGKRFIAWAALAGVISGAVFLATAELFALIFARAASPILAVGGFVIDIVPQPFKEFAIATFGEYDKIALLAGLGLAVVIASAIAGILQLVKAPLGVIALVIAGVLSTAAIVTRAGVTPLAFLPPVIGTVVGSLILVLLVRRLRAWRAAVVQPHAPATGEVPENPAAPKGIDRRRFFALAAIAGVSAVVVGVASRAVTMAVGSVESIRNALKLPAPKSTVTVPQGAELDIKGLSELFTPNKDFYRVDTALTVPTIDPETWRLVIDGMVDQRVEMSFQDILDMGLDEYAITLTCVSNEVGGELVGNAMWLGVPLRDVLKKAGVKSGADMVLSKSVDGYTASTPLSALTDDNLDAILAVGMNGEPLPLEHGFPVRMVVPGLYGYVSATKWLTELKVTTFADDEAYWTPRGYSAEAPIKFSSRLDTPSIGEAVPAGRIPIAGVAWAQSVGIERVEVKIDEGDWMPATMSTPINDDTWVQWFMEWDATPGTHYVAVRAVNKNGDLQIEERAPIAPDGSTGWQRSLIRVT; translated from the coding sequence ATGGCCGAGCGACGCAGCGGGAAACGATTCATCGCGTGGGCCGCCCTCGCGGGCGTGATCAGCGGCGCGGTGTTCCTCGCGACCGCCGAACTGTTCGCGCTCATCTTCGCGCGCGCGGCCAGCCCTATCCTCGCGGTCGGCGGTTTCGTGATCGACATCGTCCCGCAGCCGTTCAAGGAGTTCGCGATCGCTACGTTCGGCGAGTACGACAAGATCGCGCTCCTCGCGGGACTGGGCCTCGCGGTGGTCATCGCCTCGGCGATCGCCGGCATCCTGCAGCTCGTGAAGGCACCGTTGGGCGTCATCGCGCTGGTCATCGCCGGCGTGCTCTCCACGGCCGCCATCGTGACGCGCGCCGGCGTCACTCCGCTCGCCTTCCTCCCGCCCGTGATCGGCACGGTCGTCGGATCCCTGATCCTCGTCCTGCTCGTGCGGCGGCTGCGCGCCTGGCGTGCAGCCGTCGTGCAGCCACATGCTCCCGCGACAGGCGAGGTGCCCGAGAACCCGGCCGCCCCCAAGGGCATCGACCGTCGTCGCTTCTTCGCCCTCGCCGCCATCGCCGGTGTCTCCGCCGTCGTCGTGGGCGTCGCCTCGCGTGCCGTGACCATGGCCGTCGGCTCGGTCGAGTCGATCCGCAACGCCCTCAAGCTCCCCGCGCCGAAGTCGACCGTGACCGTGCCGCAGGGTGCGGAGCTCGACATCAAGGGTCTGAGCGAGCTGTTCACGCCGAACAAGGACTTCTACCGCGTCGACACCGCGCTCACGGTTCCCACGATCGACCCCGAGACCTGGCGTCTCGTGATCGACGGCATGGTCGACCAGCGCGTGGAGATGTCGTTCCAGGACATCCTCGACATGGGCCTCGACGAGTACGCGATCACGCTCACCTGCGTCTCGAACGAGGTCGGCGGCGAGCTCGTCGGCAACGCGATGTGGCTCGGTGTCCCGCTGCGCGATGTGCTGAAGAAGGCCGGCGTCAAGTCCGGCGCCGACATGGTGCTCTCCAAGAGCGTCGACGGGTACACCGCGAGCACGCCGCTGTCCGCGCTGACCGACGACAACCTCGATGCGATCCTCGCGGTCGGGATGAACGGCGAGCCGCTGCCGCTCGAGCACGGATTCCCGGTGCGCATGGTCGTTCCGGGGCTCTACGGCTACGTGTCGGCGACGAAGTGGCTGACCGAGCTCAAGGTCACGACCTTCGCTGACGACGAGGCCTACTGGACCCCGCGCGGCTACAGCGCCGAGGCGCCGATCAAGTTCTCGTCGCGGCTCGACACCCCCAGCATCGGCGAGGCCGTGCCGGCGGGGAGGATCCCGATCGCGGGCGTGGCCTGGGCGCAGTCGGTCGGCATAGAACGGGTCGAGGTGAAGATCGACGAGGGCGATTGGATGCCGGCCACGATGTCGACCCCCATCAACGACGACACCTGGGTGCAGTGGTTCATGGAGTGGGACGCGACGCCCGGCACGCACTACGTCGCCGTCCGCGCGGTCAACAAGAACGGCGATCTGCAGATCGAGGAACGTGCACCGATCGCTCCCGACGGCTCGACCGGGTGGCAGCGTTCGCTGATCCGGGTCACGTGA
- a CDS encoding ABC transporter permease, whose amino-acid sequence MSVRLQARLRTSDLLGLGFHGLRAHPLRAVLSALGIAIGIAAMIAVIGISTSSEALVKQRLASLGTNLLTVTAGSDVFGGDTKLPADAIIRVRNLPGVETATWISTLKDVHVYRSASIDKGETGGLTVAAAGDDLLEATGSDLQAGAWMNEVTDKLPTVVLGFKAAERLGITTVGSQVWLGGRYFTVVGILERAPLAPELDTAALIGAGIAEELFGFDGSPTTIYERSADDAVDEARELLPRTVDPEAPNEVKVSRPSDALAAKNTIDQAFTGLLVGVGSIALLVGGIGVANTMVITVLERRREIGLRRAIGATRGHIRSQFLVEAVLLASLGGLGGSLIGWLITWIVATGNGWLVSIPPLVLVAGVVVTMLVGAVAGSIPAIRAARTSPTAALSA is encoded by the coding sequence ATGAGCGTGCGGCTGCAGGCGAGACTGCGCACATCCGACCTGCTCGGGCTCGGCTTCCACGGCCTTCGCGCGCACCCGCTGCGGGCCGTCCTGTCGGCGCTGGGCATCGCGATCGGCATCGCCGCGATGATCGCCGTGATCGGGATCTCCACGTCGAGCGAGGCGCTCGTGAAGCAGCGCCTGGCCTCGCTGGGGACCAACCTCCTGACGGTCACGGCAGGCAGCGACGTCTTCGGGGGAGACACCAAGCTCCCCGCAGACGCGATCATCCGCGTACGGAACCTCCCCGGTGTCGAGACGGCGACCTGGATATCGACACTCAAAGACGTGCACGTCTATCGGAGCGCATCGATCGACAAGGGTGAGACCGGAGGGCTGACGGTCGCTGCCGCCGGCGACGATCTGCTCGAGGCGACCGGCTCCGACCTGCAGGCGGGCGCGTGGATGAACGAGGTGACGGACAAGCTCCCGACGGTCGTGCTCGGGTTCAAGGCGGCCGAGAGGCTCGGCATCACCACGGTCGGGAGCCAGGTCTGGCTGGGCGGACGGTACTTCACCGTCGTCGGGATCCTCGAGCGGGCGCCGCTCGCGCCCGAGCTCGACACCGCCGCCCTGATCGGCGCGGGCATCGCCGAGGAGCTCTTCGGATTCGACGGCTCGCCGACGACCATCTATGAGCGCTCTGCGGACGACGCGGTGGACGAGGCGCGCGAGCTCCTCCCACGCACGGTCGATCCGGAGGCTCCCAACGAGGTCAAGGTCAGTCGCCCGTCCGATGCGCTCGCCGCGAAGAACACGATCGATCAGGCCTTCACCGGACTCCTGGTGGGCGTCGGCTCCATCGCTCTTCTGGTCGGCGGTATCGGCGTCGCGAACACCATGGTGATCACGGTCCTCGAGCGCCGCCGCGAGATCGGCCTCCGGCGAGCGATCGGAGCGACCCGCGGGCACATCCGATCGCAGTTCCTCGTGGAAGCCGTTCTGCTCGCCTCGCTCGGCGGGCTCGGAGGCTCGCTCATCGGGTGGCTGATCACCTGGATCGTCGCAACGGGCAACGGGTGGCTCGTGTCCATCCCTCCCCTGGTGCTCGTCGCCGGCGTCGTCGTCACGATGCTCGTCGGAGCGGTCGCGGGATCCATACCCGCCATCCGCGCCGCTCGGACCTCACCGACCGCCGCGCTCAGCGCCTGA
- a CDS encoding response regulator transcription factor, protein MRVLIVEDERYLAEAVHTKLGLEAISADIADDGAAALEAVAHTEYDVVLLDRDIPVIHGDEVCRRLALDPDRPAILMLTAARLLDDKVDGLTLGADDYLAKPFQFPELIARLRALSRRRFSALPPILEAADVRLNPIRREVTRSGRYVNLTRKEFAVLEVLMREPGTVVSAERLLEKAWDENANPFTNSVKVTISTLRRKLGEPRVIETLPGAGYVIGRTG, encoded by the coding sequence ATGCGAGTCCTGATTGTCGAAGATGAGCGGTACCTGGCCGAGGCCGTGCACACGAAGCTGGGCCTGGAGGCGATCTCTGCGGACATCGCCGATGACGGCGCGGCCGCGCTCGAGGCCGTCGCGCACACCGAGTACGACGTCGTGCTCCTGGACCGCGACATTCCCGTGATCCACGGCGACGAGGTGTGCCGGCGACTCGCACTCGACCCCGATCGACCGGCGATCCTGATGCTCACCGCGGCTCGCCTGCTCGACGACAAGGTCGACGGCCTCACGCTCGGAGCGGACGACTACCTCGCGAAGCCTTTCCAGTTCCCAGAGCTGATCGCTCGACTGCGCGCCCTGAGCCGGCGCCGGTTCAGCGCGCTGCCGCCGATCCTGGAGGCGGCGGATGTGCGCCTGAACCCGATCCGTCGAGAGGTGACCCGCTCCGGGAGATACGTGAACCTCACCCGCAAGGAGTTCGCCGTCCTGGAGGTGCTGATGCGTGAGCCCGGCACGGTCGTGAGCGCCGAGAGACTGCTCGAGAAGGCCTGGGACGAGAACGCGAACCCCTTCACGAACTCGGTCAAGGTCACCATCAGCACGCTGCGCCGGAAGCTGGGCGAGCCCCGCGTCATCGAGACGCTGCCGGGTGCCGGATACGTCATCGGCCGGACGGGCTGA
- a CDS encoding FdhF/YdeP family oxidoreductase, giving the protein MATKAPKTDIDEARVRVSEPKKVAVGVPAVLHALQIANEQMGIVRSVQTLARVNQKDGFDCPGCAWPEEDKRHVAEFCENGAKAVAEEATLRTVGPAFFQQHSLEDLRDHDDWWLGQQGRLTHPMILDEGATHYRPLTWDDALRAIADEIAAVDDPDETVFYTSGRTSNEAAFLYQLLVRGVGTNNLPDCSNMCHESSGSALTETIGIGKGTVSIEDVHDADLLIVAGQNPGTNHPRMLSALEKAKQRGARVIAVNPLPEAGLMRFENPQTPRGVAFGGTKIADRFVQIRSGGDQALFQAIGKHLLEVEKRDGGVLDHAFIDAHTSGIDAYRDAMARADWASLTEATGMTEEVLREIAEEVRTSKATIVCWAMGLTQHKHSVPTLRDVVNVLLLQGSIGRPGAGVCPVRGHSNVQGDRTVGIYEKPSEAFLAALDREFAFTAPREHGFDTVEAIRAMRDGRVRVFMGMGGNFVSATPDTAVVETAMARVGLTVHVSTKLNRSHVVTGRRAIILPTLGRTDRDRRGGSEQRVTVEDSMGAVHASRGRLAPPADDLLSEVAIVARLCAHLFDEGASPAQAPVSHDGDPERGLPEHGEIEGERRSPVSTGNVPRADWEALEADYALIRSHIERVIPGFDDFETRIEKGRTFFLPNGPRDERRFATVDGKARFTANPLEFPVIPPGRLLLQTLRSHDQYNTTIYGKDDRYRGIHGGRRVVLVHAEDITELGFAEGEIVDLVSEWTRADGSIEERRAEEFRVVPYSTPRGNAAAYYPETNVLVPLDSVADVSGTPTSKAVIVRLEHRATVSGG; this is encoded by the coding sequence ATGGCGACGAAGGCACCGAAGACCGACATCGATGAGGCTCGCGTCCGGGTCTCCGAGCCCAAGAAGGTCGCTGTGGGAGTGCCCGCTGTGCTGCATGCGCTGCAGATCGCGAACGAGCAGATGGGCATCGTGCGCTCGGTGCAGACGCTCGCGCGGGTCAACCAGAAGGACGGGTTCGACTGCCCCGGCTGCGCGTGGCCGGAGGAGGACAAGCGCCACGTCGCGGAGTTCTGCGAGAACGGGGCCAAGGCGGTCGCCGAGGAGGCGACTCTCCGCACCGTGGGCCCCGCGTTCTTCCAGCAGCACTCTCTCGAAGATCTCCGCGACCACGATGACTGGTGGCTCGGTCAGCAGGGGCGACTGACGCATCCGATGATCCTCGACGAGGGCGCGACCCACTACCGGCCGCTGACGTGGGACGACGCGCTGCGGGCCATCGCCGACGAGATCGCCGCGGTCGACGACCCTGACGAGACCGTCTTCTACACCTCCGGTCGCACGTCGAACGAGGCCGCGTTCCTCTACCAGCTGCTCGTGCGCGGCGTCGGCACCAACAACCTGCCGGACTGCTCGAACATGTGCCATGAGTCCAGCGGATCCGCGCTCACCGAGACCATCGGCATCGGCAAGGGCACAGTCTCTATCGAGGACGTGCACGACGCCGACCTGCTCATCGTCGCAGGGCAGAACCCCGGCACGAATCATCCGCGGATGCTGTCGGCACTCGAGAAGGCCAAGCAGCGCGGCGCCCGGGTGATCGCGGTGAATCCGCTGCCCGAAGCCGGCCTCATGCGCTTCGAGAACCCGCAGACCCCGCGAGGCGTGGCCTTCGGCGGCACGAAGATCGCCGACCGGTTCGTGCAGATCCGCTCCGGCGGGGATCAGGCGCTGTTCCAGGCCATAGGGAAACACCTGCTCGAGGTCGAGAAACGCGACGGCGGCGTGCTCGACCACGCCTTCATCGACGCGCACACCAGCGGGATCGATGCGTACCGCGACGCGATGGCCCGCGCCGACTGGGCGTCGCTGACCGAGGCGACCGGCATGACCGAAGAGGTGCTGCGCGAGATCGCCGAGGAGGTGCGCACCTCGAAGGCGACGATCGTCTGCTGGGCGATGGGCCTCACGCAGCACAAGCACTCGGTTCCGACCCTGCGTGACGTCGTCAACGTGCTCCTGCTGCAGGGCAGCATCGGCCGCCCGGGCGCCGGAGTCTGCCCCGTGCGCGGGCACTCGAACGTGCAGGGCGATCGCACGGTGGGCATCTACGAGAAGCCGTCTGAGGCGTTTCTCGCAGCGCTCGATCGAGAGTTCGCCTTCACGGCACCTCGGGAACACGGCTTCGACACCGTCGAGGCGATCCGCGCGATGCGTGACGGCCGGGTACGCGTCTTCATGGGCATGGGCGGCAACTTCGTCTCGGCCACGCCCGACACGGCGGTCGTCGAGACGGCGATGGCTCGGGTCGGCCTCACGGTGCACGTCTCGACCAAGCTCAACCGCTCGCACGTCGTGACCGGCCGTCGCGCCATCATCCTGCCGACGCTCGGGCGCACCGACCGCGACCGCCGCGGCGGTTCCGAGCAGCGGGTCACGGTCGAGGACTCGATGGGCGCCGTCCACGCGTCCCGCGGCCGTCTGGCGCCTCCTGCCGACGATCTTCTCAGCGAGGTCGCGATCGTCGCCCGGCTCTGCGCGCACCTCTTCGACGAGGGAGCGTCACCCGCGCAGGCGCCCGTATCTCACGACGGCGACCCTGAGCGAGGCCTCCCCGAGCACGGTGAGATCGAGGGCGAGCGGCGCTCGCCGGTTTCGACGGGGAACGTGCCGCGAGCCGACTGGGAAGCCCTCGAGGCCGACTACGCGCTCATCCGCTCCCACATCGAGCGCGTGATCCCGGGGTTCGACGACTTCGAGACGCGCATCGAGAAGGGGCGCACCTTCTTCCTCCCGAACGGGCCCCGCGACGAGCGCCGATTCGCGACGGTGGACGGCAAGGCCCGGTTCACGGCCAACCCCCTCGAGTTCCCGGTGATCCCGCCGGGCCGCCTCCTGCTGCAGACTCTGCGCTCGCACGATCAGTACAACACGACGATCTACGGCAAGGACGACCGCTACCGCGGCATCCACGGCGGACGCCGGGTGGTGCTCGTCCACGCGGAGGACATCACCGAGCTCGGATTCGCCGAGGGAGAGATCGTCGACCTGGTCTCGGAGTGGACGCGCGCCGACGGCTCCATCGAGGAACGTCGCGCCGAGGAGTTCCGCGTCGTGCCGTACTCCACGCCGCGCGGCAACGCGGCGGCCTACTATCCGGAGACGAACGTGCTCGTGCCCCTCGACTCCGTCGCCGACGTCAGCGGCACGCCGACCTCGAAGGCCGTGATCGTGCGTCTCGAGCACCGCGCCACCGTGTCGGGCGGCTGA
- a CDS encoding ABC transporter ATP-binding protein, with the protein MSAVIELSGVTRSYGSPPTLALRGVDLRIDRGEMVAIVGPSGSGKSTLLNLMGTLDRASSGLTRIAGYDVADLGDSQLSALRAHTIGFVFQQFHLSDGVTALDNVATGLLYTGTPTAARRKRAAVALERVGLGHRLRHQPRQLSGGERQRVAIARAVVGEPALLLADEPTGSLDSTSGAAVVEILKELNRAGTTVVVITHDQELADRMPRQIRIRDGQIVADTGRPSDVAVSSAPSLEVTA; encoded by the coding sequence ATGAGCGCCGTGATCGAGCTCTCGGGGGTGACCCGTTCCTACGGGTCGCCCCCGACCCTCGCCCTTCGCGGGGTGGATCTTCGCATCGACCGGGGCGAGATGGTGGCGATCGTGGGCCCGAGCGGCTCGGGGAAATCGACGCTCCTGAACCTCATGGGCACGCTCGATCGAGCGAGCTCGGGTCTCACCCGGATCGCAGGGTACGACGTCGCCGACCTGGGCGACTCGCAGCTCTCCGCTCTGCGCGCCCACACCATCGGCTTCGTGTTCCAGCAGTTCCATCTCTCCGACGGCGTCACCGCTCTCGACAACGTCGCGACCGGGCTGCTCTACACCGGTACGCCGACGGCGGCGCGTCGCAAGCGCGCGGCGGTCGCGCTCGAGCGCGTGGGGCTGGGGCATCGGCTGCGCCATCAGCCGCGACAGCTCTCGGGCGGGGAGCGACAGCGTGTCGCGATCGCCCGTGCCGTCGTGGGTGAGCCCGCCCTGCTGCTCGCCGATGAACCCACGGGAAGCCTCGACAGCACGTCGGGCGCCGCCGTCGTCGAGATCCTGAAGGAGCTCAACCGGGCGGGCACCACGGTCGTGGTCATCACTCACGACCAGGAGCTCGCCGATCGGATGCCGCGGCAGATCCGCATCCGCGACGGCCAGATCGTCGCAGACACGGGGCGTCCGTCCGACGTCGCCGTCTCGTCGGCACCGAGTCTGGAGGTGACGGCATGA
- the fdhD gene encoding formate dehydrogenase accessory sulfurtransferase FdhD has protein sequence MGRLTARSPVTRIAVVDDEVTVRRRADTLAVEEPLEIRVAGAPLTVTMRTPGHDVELAAGFLVSEGVIGAGGDFLSAIHCGGPGTGGGAPGTVAPLLTIGSEPPASVLASGNTYNVLDVTLRPGLEPLLTDIARNFYTTSSCGVCGAASIEAIEKTSRFDVAADAVTVDAALLLALPDRLRAGQAVFEKTGGLHAAALFDAATGELLVLREDVGRHNAVDKVIGWAALDDRLPLSGTVLQVSGRASFELVQKAVMAGIPILSAVSAPSSLAVELAAASGLTLAGFVRGSSMNVYARPERVMA, from the coding sequence GTGGGCCGCCTCACCGCCCGCTCACCGGTCACCCGCATCGCGGTCGTCGATGACGAGGTCACGGTCCGCCGCCGCGCCGACACCCTCGCGGTGGAGGAGCCGCTCGAGATCCGCGTCGCGGGAGCCCCGCTGACCGTGACGATGCGCACCCCCGGCCACGATGTCGAGCTCGCGGCCGGGTTCCTCGTGTCGGAGGGCGTGATCGGGGCCGGTGGCGACTTCCTCTCCGCGATCCACTGCGGTGGTCCGGGCACAGGCGGCGGGGCGCCCGGCACCGTCGCCCCGTTGTTGACGATCGGCTCCGAGCCGCCGGCATCCGTCCTCGCCTCGGGCAACACGTACAACGTGCTCGACGTCACCCTGCGCCCAGGTCTCGAGCCGCTGCTGACCGACATCGCCCGCAATTTCTACACGACGAGCTCCTGCGGAGTCTGCGGTGCCGCGTCGATCGAGGCGATCGAGAAGACCTCGCGTTTCGATGTGGCAGCGGATGCCGTGACCGTGGATGCCGCGCTGCTGCTCGCGCTCCCCGACAGGCTGCGCGCCGGCCAGGCGGTGTTCGAGAAGACCGGCGGCCTCCACGCCGCGGCGCTCTTCGACGCCGCGACCGGCGAGCTGCTGGTGCTGCGGGAGGACGTCGGCAGGCACAACGCCGTCGACAAGGTGATCGGCTGGGCCGCCCTCGACGACCGCCTGCCGCTGAGCGGAACCGTGCTGCAGGTGTCGGGGCGGGCGAGTTTCGAGCTGGTTCAGAAGGCCGTGATGGCCGGCATCCCGATCCTCTCCGCCGTGTCCGCGCCGTCATCGCTCGCCGTCGAGCTCGCGGCCGCGTCGGGGCTCACTCTCGCGGGGTTCGTGCGGGGGAGCTCGATGAACGTCTACGCGCGGCCGGAGCGCGTCATGGCCTGA